The following nucleotide sequence is from Myxococcus stipitatus.
GGTGCGGGAGCTCCCGGTGGAGTACGTCACGAGGCTATACGACGTGAGCCGGGACGGCCGCTACGTGGCGCTGAAGGGGAGTCCGGGGCTCGTCATCCATGATGTCGACACGGGGAACACCGTCCACGTGAAGGGGCTGGGCGACACCTGGGCCGTGGGGTTCATCGACCCACGGTGATGAGGAGTCCCGCTCACGCGGAGGGGACTCCACCGCCCGTCACCGCCGCCCGGACGGGCCGGGCAGCGGGAGGGGGCTCGATGCTCAGGGGAACAGCAGCCGGGAGAGGGACTCCTGGCGCTCGCCGATCTGCGACGGCTGGCCGCCCCAGGAGTTCTCGGAGGTGATGCGGATGACGTCCGTCGGGATGCCCACGTTCATGGTGATGAGCTCGGTCGTCTGGGTACCCTGCCACTTGGCGTCTTCGCCGCTGAGCTGGTACTGCATGAAGTCGTCCTCGTAGTCGAAGAACTGTCGGGCCAGGCACCAGCGCAACAGCCGCGGCCCGGAGATGTTGAGCGTGGTGTTGAGCCGGTCCACGATGCGGTGCTGGTGGACGCGCCAGTCGGTCATCTGGTCCCGGGTCGGCTGGCCGATGTTGCCCGTGGGGAAGGCGTGCTCCAGGGAGGTCATCGAATAGAGGTGGAGCGAGTCCACCTCCTCCGTCTCCGGGTTCGCGTCGTAGAGCCGCTCGTACTGCGACACGATGCCGTCCAGGTAGCGCTGCATGAACTCGTGCCCCGGCGCGGACGCCAGCGCCGCGTTGTTGGGCACCTTGGGGTCGGTGAACACGCCAATGGCCAGGTCCGAGTTCAGCGAGAGCGTCGTGAGGTTCTGGATGTTCTTCGCCGGGAAGTTGTCGAGGTCCGTGTAGAGCCCGCCCTGCTGGAGGAGGATGGCCACGCGGAGCAGGTCGCTGGCGGCCCCGAAGTTCGCGTGCTGGCCGCACAGCTCGTCGGCGAGGTAGCGCGCCCAGGGCTCGGTGAAGTCCCCGGCCACCTCGGTGATGTCGTGAATCTCCACGCCGTTGCCGCGCAGGGTGCTCGCGGCCTCGGCGGTGATGGAGCGGTCCGTCTCCACCCACAGGTGGATGTTCCAGGGGCGGGTCCGCTTCTTCCATTCGAGGATGCGGTGGACCAGGTTGCTGTAGTCCACGGAGGGCGCCCACTTCGCCCAGGCCATGGCCAGCTCACCCCAGGACTTGAACCATTGCCCCTTGGTGGGATTCGCGAGCGGTCGGCGGCCACCGACCCAGATGAAATGGATGTCTTGAGGGAAAGGCATGTGAGGGGGACCTCGTCGAGGCGTCGGACACGGGGGAGTCCCAGTCGCGGCCCTCTCCGGGTGCAGCCCTCGTGCCGGTTCGTGTCCCCGCCGCCCGCCGCGGGCCGTCCCGGAGGCGGCCGCGCTCCGACGAGCCCATCCCGCGTCCTGGCGGGAAGCGGGCGCGTCCTCACGACACGCCCGGGTGACGCATCCGTTGCGCGGGCACGCACGTGGGGTTCGTGCGTGGCTCGACCGTTGGTGGGGATGGCCTCGAGCCATCCGCCGCCGCCCGACCTTCACCGCGCGCCGCGGAGGGGCTCGCTCGGCGGGTGGCTGGGCCCGCGCTCGCCGTGGGAGGGCGGACTCAGGGCCCGTTGCCCGGGAGCGCGCCGCCTCGCAGGAGCACGGCCGCGCGCTTGATGGCCGCCCGGATGCGGACATAGGTCCCGCACCGGCAGACGTTGTCGCTCATCGCCGCGTCGATGTCCGCGTCGCTGGGCCGGTCGTTGCGCCGCAACAGGGCGACGGCGGCCATGATCTGCCCGGGCTGGCAGAAGCCACACTGCGCCACGTCCTCCGTGAGCCACGCCTGTTGCACGGGGTGCAGCCCCTGCGCGCCCAGCCCCTCGATGGTGGTCACCTCGTGGCCCGCCATGTCGCCCACTGGATGGATGCAGGGGCGGAAGGCCGCGCCATCCAGGTGGCTGGTGCACGCGCCACACACGCCCACGCCACAGCCATACTTGGGCCCGGTCACGCCCAGCATGTCGCGCAGCACCCACAACAAGGGCAGGTCCGCGGGCGACTCCACCGACACCGTCTGGCCATTGAGGATGAACTGATGGGCCGGCATGCTCAGACTCCCTCGTCGAGGATGGGGAAGCGGGTGGGCATGGTGCCCCGGGCCCGCGCGATGGCGTTGGCCAGGGCCGCGGCGGCGCTCGGATAGCCGAGCTCGCCCACGCCTCCCACGCGGTCGTCCGAGCGGACCAGGTGCACCTGGATGTCCGACGGGACGTGCTTCATCCGCAGCCAGTGGTAGTCCGCGAAGCTGCCCTCGCGCACCGCGCCCGCGTCGATGTGGATGCCCGCGCTCAGGGTGGTGGACATCGCGTCCACGGCGGCGCCCTGGAGCTGGGCCTCGATGCCCTTCGGGTTGATGGGCAGGCCGACGTCCGCGGCGATGACGATGCGCAGCACCCGGGGCACCTCGCCGGTGACGTCCACCTCGACGAGGTGCGCGATGGCGCTGTCCCACTCCTCGAGCACCGCGACCCCCTGGGCGACCCCGGTCGGCAGCGCGCGCCCCCACTGCCCCTCCGCGACGACCTTGTCCAGGACCGCCCGCAGACGACTGGAGGACAGCCGCGCCCGCCGCAGCTCGACCGGGTCCTGCTGGAGCTCGCGCGCCAGCTGGTCCACGAAGACCTCGTTCGCCACGCCCACCTGGCTGGTGAACACCGACCGGAACGAACCCGTGGGGATGGGAATCGCGGGCTCGCGCACCTCCTGGCTCACCAGCCCGAAGCGGTAGGGCAGGTGCTGGCTGAGCCCGAAGAACACCGCGCTCGTCACCTCCGGGAGCAGCTCACCGGCCAGGGCGGTGACGGCGTCGCCGAAGCCGTGCGGGAGCTCGACGGTGGGAATGGCCGCCCGGTGGTTCCACCCGAGGATGCTCCCGCCGAGCCCCAGGTAGGCGAGGATGCGGTGGTGGCTCGCCGGGCGGAAGTGCCCGTGGCGCATGTCGTCGTTGCGCGTCCACATCAGCTTCACCGGCTGGCCGAGCGCGCGGGACACGAGCGCGGCCTCCACGGCGGCCTCGCCGAAGAACCTGCGACCGAACCCGCCTCCCGCCCGGATGACGTTCACGGTGACGCGCTGGGGCGCCAGCTCCCAGCCCAGCGCCTTGGCGACCTCGCGCCGCAGGTACTTCGGGTCCTGCGCGCCAATCCAGACCTCCGCCTGGGTGCCCTCGACCCGCGCCACGCAGCTCTGCGTCTCCATGGTGGCGTGCGCGAGGTACGGGAAGTCGAAGCGCCCCTCCAGCGTGCGGGTCGTGAACAGCGGAGCGAGGGGGCGCGGACCGATGGCCTCCTGGAGCCGTGTCCGGATGTCCGCGTCGGACAGGGCGCTGGCGGGGCCCGGCGCCCAGGTGATGCGCAGGGCGTCACGGGCGGCGAGGGCCTGCGCGAACGTCCGCGCCGCCACGGCCACCCCCGAGGGCAGACGCACCACGCCCACCACGCCGGGCATCGTCCGGGCCGCGGCGTCGTCGAAGGCCTGGACCGTGCCTCGAAGCGTGGGGGGCCGCGCCACCACGGCGGGGAGCGCCCCGGGCACGTCGAGGTCCATCGCATAGCGGGCCGCGCCGGTGACGATGTCCCGCGCGTCGATGCGCCCCGTGGGGCGGCCCACGAGGGTGTACTCCGCCGCGGACTTGGGCAGTGGGGAGACGGCGGGCAGGAGCACCTGGGCCGCTTCCCCGGCCAGCTCGCCATAGCCCACCCGTCGGCCGTCGGGGGCTCGCACCTCGCCCTGGGCCGTGGTGAGGGTGAAGGCCAGCACGCCCCAGCGCCGCGCCGCGGCGGTGACCAGCCGCGCCCGCGCGTCCGCGGCCGCCGCGCGCAGAGGGCCGGCGAGGTAACGCATCGTCGAGGACAGGCCGGTGAGCTGGATGAGCCACCGTGAATCCACGCCGACGCCGCGCACCTCGACGGCGTCGAGCGGCAGGTCCAGCTCCTCCGCGACGAGCATCGCCACCGCCGTGGTGATGCCCTGGCCCATCTCCGTGCGAGGCAGGGTGGCGACGACGCGCCCATCCTCCTGGAGGGCGATGTAGAGGCTCAGCGCCGTCGCGTCCTCCTCCGAGGCGGGCGCTGCCGCCCGCGCTTCTGGAACCTCCAGCCCCAGCCGGGCCGCGACCATCAGCGTGGGCGCGGCCACCACCCAGGTCAGGAACCGACGCCGGTCCAGCCCCGAGGGCGAGGCGATGTCCGAATCGAGCGTATCCGCCATGCCCCGAGCATCGCACATGCCCCGGGTGAACCCAATCCGGACGGTGTCTGGCATTTCGCTGCGAGACGCATGTTCCC
It contains:
- a CDS encoding glycosyltransferase, producing MPFPQDIHFIWVGGRRPLANPTKGQWFKSWGELAMAWAKWAPSVDYSNLVHRILEWKKRTRPWNIHLWVETDRSITAEAASTLRGNGVEIHDITEVAGDFTEPWARYLADELCGQHANFGAASDLLRVAILLQQGGLYTDLDNFPAKNIQNLTTLSLNSDLAIGVFTDPKVPNNAALASAPGHEFMQRYLDGIVSQYERLYDANPETEEVDSLHLYSMTSLEHAFPTGNIGQPTRDQMTDWRVHQHRIVDRLNTTLNISGPRLLRWCLARQFFDYEDDFMQYQLSGEDAKWQGTQTTELITMNVGIPTDVIRITSENSWGGQPSQIGERQESLSRLLFP
- a CDS encoding (2Fe-2S)-binding protein, whose protein sequence is MPAHQFILNGQTVSVESPADLPLLWVLRDMLGVTGPKYGCGVGVCGACTSHLDGAAFRPCIHPVGDMAGHEVTTIEGLGAQGLHPVQQAWLTEDVAQCGFCQPGQIMAAVALLRRNDRPSDADIDAAMSDNVCRCGTYVRIRAAIKRAAVLLRGGALPGNGP
- a CDS encoding xanthine dehydrogenase family protein molybdopterin-binding subunit, which translates into the protein MADTLDSDIASPSGLDRRRFLTWVVAAPTLMVAARLGLEVPEARAAAPASEEDATALSLYIALQEDGRVVATLPRTEMGQGITTAVAMLVAEELDLPLDAVEVRGVGVDSRWLIQLTGLSSTMRYLAGPLRAAAADARARLVTAAARRWGVLAFTLTTAQGEVRAPDGRRVGYGELAGEAAQVLLPAVSPLPKSAAEYTLVGRPTGRIDARDIVTGAARYAMDLDVPGALPAVVARPPTLRGTVQAFDDAAARTMPGVVGVVRLPSGVAVAARTFAQALAARDALRITWAPGPASALSDADIRTRLQEAIGPRPLAPLFTTRTLEGRFDFPYLAHATMETQSCVARVEGTQAEVWIGAQDPKYLRREVAKALGWELAPQRVTVNVIRAGGGFGRRFFGEAAVEAALVSRALGQPVKLMWTRNDDMRHGHFRPASHHRILAYLGLGGSILGWNHRAAIPTVELPHGFGDAVTALAGELLPEVTSAVFFGLSQHLPYRFGLVSQEVREPAIPIPTGSFRSVFTSQVGVANEVFVDQLARELQQDPVELRRARLSSSRLRAVLDKVVAEGQWGRALPTGVAQGVAVLEEWDSAIAHLVEVDVTGEVPRVLRIVIAADVGLPINPKGIEAQLQGAAVDAMSTTLSAGIHIDAGAVREGSFADYHWLRMKHVPSDIQVHLVRSDDRVGGVGELGYPSAAAALANAIARARGTMPTRFPILDEGV